Genomic window (Leptospira weilii):
CAGATGCGTCCGCGATCTCCTGAATTCCGATTCCATCTGGTCCGGTTTTTCGGAGGAGCTGGATTCCGGTTTCGAGGATCTTTTTCCTTCTGGTTTCTGCTGCGATAGAAGAGAGTTTCATCTTTTTTTGAGATATAAAGTGACTGGTCATTTTAAAATACAAGAAGAATTTGTAGGAGGTCTTACAAAAAAAGAGGAGTATTTACTGAGAAAGGGTTTTTGGAGTAGGAGCTCTTACCGGATTCACGTTAGCTTAAGGAATCACAAATTTTTACCGTTGAAAAATTTTTCAGGAGACCTTAAAAAAATTCTAAAAACTCAAATTTAACCAATTCTTTTGATTGCTTGAAAGAACCGTTTGGGTATGGGATCAAAAGAAGAAATTAGTTTGAAAAGAGAAATCACCTTCCGAAAAAAAGGAGCACCTGTCACTCTTCTCATTCCGGAGCAGATTGTGCGCTTGAGAAAATTAAGAGCAGATAGATTGAATCAAGAATTGAGCTTTCTCTTAAAGAAATATCAAAAAAGTGCGCTCGAAAAGAAATTCTTAGGAAGAAGTTTTCCTGCAGTGAGCTATCAGAGAAAAGGTTTAAAACTAAAAAAGATGAACTTTCGTCCAAATGAAAAGGATTGGGTCGCTTTAGGAGTCCTTGCTCTTGGATTAGGCGTTTCCCGTTGCCTCCTTTTCGCTATCTTAGAAGAGTGGGAGTGCACTAATGAAATCCCTTACTATCAAACAGGAGGAGCT
Coding sequences:
- a CDS encoding DUF1564 family protein; protein product: MGSKEEISLKREITFRKKGAPVTLLIPEQIVRLRKLRADRLNQELSFLLKKYQKSALEKKFLGRSFPAVSYQRKGLKLKKMNFRPNEKDWVALGVLALGLGVSRCLLFAILEEWECTNEIPYYQTGGALTKITLLREILLPQNRFFSQFFHSSS